In the Malaya genurostris strain Urasoe2022 chromosome 1, Malgen_1.1, whole genome shotgun sequence genome, one interval contains:
- the LOC131440301 gene encoding BTB/POZ domain-containing protein KCTD3, whose protein sequence is MAYSSHISDIVNLNVGGTRFSTSRQTLTWVPDTFFTSLLNSERNGRISSLRDETDAIFIDRDPKLFSIILNYLRTKEIDIKSCDIRVLRHEAEFYNISPLIKRLMLCEEMDQSSCGDVLFYGYLPAPNIPIQEVVLPSSSTSSVSCVTACNTSTGSNGSTQSAGVTKQPTDSFPSIASNPAPSATQPNVPGPSTANPIGTLCHPSSNPRPGSMVRVPEFSQSSGSSGSSAGGASGSRHTGHSRNSSWDLRVSYNGNGRNSQWVPGHSRTASLDMMRHHSRNSSVDLNKYIRNDVGLVFGPSQSSGWTDPMRVQIIKAHHNWILVAYAHFVTCYRLKDSCGWQQIFVSPYVEQTIERIAINAKMGLATSAGEQSHSKMVAISYGSQIRLWGISDDGSKSDVGVFNLNVRVEYLFFIGSQLVALSSSGKIGVWHAMTQHWQIQDLVPILSFDTAGSFLLLGCNNGSIYYIDMQKFPLRMKDNDLLVTELYKDPSNDSITAISVYLTPKTTSLSGNWIEIAYGTKSGSVRVIVQHPETVGHGPQLFQTFTVHQSSVTKVTLSEKFLISVCSEYNHVRTWQVTRFRGMISTQPGSTPEASFKIVSLEAVDSTYSYSAGNDFGPFGEQDDEQIFVQKVVPDTDQLYVRLASNGERVCLIRSVDGTTITSFCVHECEGSSRMGSRPRRFILSGHCNGAIQMWDLTTALEIFKKKDQHKKLVGGPTADELIRLLDQCDLSNSHCSTPCMSPCPSAASVGVATVARLKPFNVAFLNQSAAAGAAGPGCGIPNPDQPN, encoded by the exons ATGGCCTATTCTAGCCACATCAGCGATATTGTCAATCTTAACGTTGGTGGGACCAG GTTTTCCACATCCCGTCAAACACTTACATGGGTTCCGGATACGTTCTTCACATCACTACTCAATTCCGAACGTAATGGCCGTATTTCAAG CTTACGTGATGAAACCGATGCCATTTTCATCGATCGGGACCCAAAACTATTCTCCATAATCCTTAACTACTTGAGAACCAAGGAAATCGACATCAAATCTTGTGACATCCGAGTGTTACGCCACGAAGCAGAATTTTACAACATATCTCCACTAATTAAGCGACTAATGTTGTGCGAAGAAATGGATCAGTCTAGTTGTGGAGACGTGCTATTCTACGGTTATCTCCCAGCACCGA ACATTCCCATCCAGGAAGTTGTACTGCCGTCTTCGTCGACCAGTTCCGTCAGTTGCGTTACAGCTTGCAATACCTCAACTGGATCTAACGGATCAACACAATCGGCAGGTGTCACGAAACAACCAACTGATTCGTTTCCATCAATCGCCTCGAATCCTGCCCCATCTGCAACTCAACCAAATGTACCAGGGCCATCTACAGCAAATCCAATTGGAACTTTATGTCATCCGTCTTCGAATCCACGCCCAGGATCGATggtacgtgttccggaattctcGCAAAGTTCCGGATCCTCTGGAAGTAGCGCTGGAGGAGCAAGTGGTTCACGACACACTGGCCATTCCCGGAATTCGTCGTGGGACCTGCGTGTGTCCTATAATGGTAACGGAAGAAATTCTCAGTGGGTCCCAGGACATTCACGAACCGCTTCGTTGGATATGATGCGGCACCATTCTCGAAACTCTTCTGTTGatctgaataaatacattcgAAACGATGTCGGTCTGGTGTTCGGTCCAAGCCAATCGTCCGGCTGGACGGATCCAATGCGTGTTCAAATTATCAAAGCTCACCACAACTGGATATTGGTAGCCTATGCTCATTTTGTTACTTGTTACCGTTTGAAGGACTCCTGTGGATGGCAGCAGATATTCGTTTCTCCTTATGTCGAGCAAACGATCGAACGAATCGCAATCAATGCAAAAATGGGCCTGGCCACTTCGGCCGGCGAGCAGTCACACAGTAAAATGGTAGCAATCTCGTACGGCAGTCAAATCCGACTGTGGGGAATCTCGGACGATGGCAGCAAGAGCGACGTGGGCGTCTTCAATTTGAACGTCCGGGTTGAGTATCTGTTCTTCATCGGCAGCCAACTGGTGGCCCTTTCGTCATCCGGAAAAATCGGTGTCTGGCATGCAATGACCCAGCACTGGCAAATACAGGATCTTGTACCGATTCTCTCATTCGACACTGCCGGTTCGTTTCTGCTACTGGGCTGCAACAATGGTTCGATTTACTACATTG ATATGCAAAAGTTTCCACTTCGTATGAAGGATAATGATCTGTTAGTTACTGAACTGTATAAAGATCCATCAAACGATTCAATTACGGCTATTTCAGTATATCTGACACCCAAGACTACGA GTCTGTCAGGTAATTGGATCGAGATCGCTTACGGTACCAAATCGGGTTCCGTACGAGTGATCGTGCAGCATCCGGAAACGGTAGGCCATGGGCCCCAGCTGTTCCAGACGTTCACCGTACACCAAAGCTCCGTGACGAAGGTGACACTGTCGGAGAAATTTCTTATCTCGGTGTGCAGTGAGTACAACCACGTACGTACCTGGCAGGTCACACGGTTCCGCGGCATGATCTCAACCCAGCCGGGTTCAACGCCGGAGGCTTCTTTCAAG ATCGTATCCCTAGAGGCTGTTGATTCTACCTACAGTTATTCCGCCGGCAACGATTTTGGACCCTTCGGTGAGCAGGATGACGAGCAAATCTTTGTACAGAAAGTTGTTCCGGATACGGACCAGCTGTATGTGAGACTTGCATCAAACGGAGAACGTGTCTGTCTGATTCGATCGGTTGATGGAACCACGATTACGTCGTTCTGTGTTCACGAGTGCGAAGGATCATCCCGGATGGGTTCGAGACCGCGCCGATTCATTCTTTCAGGGCACTGCAATGGCGCCATTCAGATGTGGGATCTTACGACAGCactggaaattttcaaaaagaaagaTCAACACAAAAAACTGGTGGGAGGACCTACAGCAGATGAATTGATTCGATTGCTGGACCAGTGTGACCTGAGCAACAGTCACTGCTCGACACCGTGCATGTCGCCATGTCCTTCTGCAGCCTCAGTGGGAGTAGCCACCGTAGCTAGACTGAAACCGTTCAATGTTGCGTTCCTGAACCAATCAGCGGCCGCAGGCGCAGCTGGGCCTGGCTGCGGTATTCCTAATCCGGACCAACCAAACTGA